One stretch of Dehalococcoidia bacterium DNA includes these proteins:
- the pstA gene encoding phosphate ABC transporter permease PstA — MKERFFNIIFLIAVLVGLISLVVLLIDVSMDGYKHLTWDFFTNYASRKAEKSGILAPLAGTLWLITLTALFTVPIGISTALYLEEFASDNLFTKLIKINVANLAGVPSIIYGLLGLAFFTYTLNLGKSLIAGALTMTLLILPIVIIASQEAIRTIQPSLKDAAYALGATKWEVSKRVILPHSIGGIMSGIILAMSRAVGETAPILIISSLVFITMVPSGPLDRFTILPLQIYTWAAFPSDDFRAIASTGIIVLLFILITMNSIAIYVRFRSQK, encoded by the coding sequence ATGAAGGAAAGATTTTTTAATATAATATTTTTGATAGCTGTTTTAGTTGGATTGATTTCATTAGTAGTTCTATTAATTGACGTTTCAATGGATGGGTATAAGCACCTAACTTGGGATTTTTTTACTAATTACGCTTCAAGAAAAGCTGAAAAATCTGGAATCCTTGCACCTCTAGCTGGAACGCTTTGGCTCATCACATTAACTGCACTTTTTACAGTTCCTATAGGAATTTCTACGGCACTTTATTTAGAAGAATTTGCATCTGATAATTTATTTACAAAGCTAATAAAAATTAATGTTGCTAATTTAGCAGGTGTTCCATCAATTATTTATGGCCTTCTTGGATTAGCTTTCTTTACTTATACTTTGAATTTAGGGAAAAGTCTCATTGCTGGAGCATTAACTATGACACTGCTTATTCTTCCAATAGTAATAATTGCCTCACAAGAAGCAATCAGAACGATTCAACCATCCCTAAAAGATGCTGCATATGCTTTGGGGGCTACCAAATGGGAAGTTTCGAAAAGAGTTATTTTACCTCATTCAATAGGTGGCATAATGAGTGGTATAATTTTAGCTATGTCTAGGGCAGTAGGTGAAACAGCCCCAATTTTGATTATTAGTTCTTTGGTATTCATTACTATGGTTCCTTCTGGACCTTTAGATAGATTTACTATTTTGCCATTGCAGATATATACATGGGCTGCATTTCCAAGTGATGACTTTAGAGCTATTGCTTCTACAGGAATAATTGTACTTTTATTTATACTTATAACTATGAATTCTATTGCTATTTATGTTAGATTCAGATCTCAGAAATAG
- a CDS encoding MFS transporter: MSTTLRLVKSFSNVDWKHYGWVIVAVGAIAQMIGSAIRMAFGIIIDPLVEEFSWDPKSIGIAYAIMSIVTAISSPMAGFCSTKIGAKKTMYIGLVLFLIGMLWTALATTIIEFYISYGIIFGFAQSMFLVPVIPAVAIWFKSRLGLATGLIIGMWSLGPAIVIQIMGIMLDSLGWQTTFIISGVVGTLIMIIALGFWKNTPEEKGVLPYGAELIEKIDEQESLSKKYSKNLQKIVYGTDAFWSLMNIHFLGCVGHAVILIGLVPLMISKGIGYTESVLCLTLIMVVSISTRFLTPIIGDSINPKIIMFLSFLGQGLFVIPWAFTTDKWMFYLVGILWAIPYGGEGTLFPIMNRKYYGFFRMDTTYGWQILAASLGMALGGFIPGLVFDVTGGYVYAIWISAFFSCFGAFVILTLETTKKVIRPSFNNL, encoded by the coding sequence ATGTCCACTACACTAAGATTAGTAAAAAGTTTTTCTAATGTAGATTGGAAACATTATGGATGGGTTATAGTTGCAGTTGGAGCAATTGCCCAAATGATTGGGTCTGCAATAAGAATGGCTTTTGGTATTATTATAGATCCTCTTGTAGAAGAATTTTCCTGGGATCCTAAATCTATTGGAATAGCATATGCGATAATGTCAATTGTAACTGCTATTTCCTCTCCAATGGCAGGATTCTGCTCAACCAAAATAGGTGCTAAAAAAACTATGTATATAGGATTAGTTCTATTCTTGATAGGAATGCTTTGGACAGCTCTTGCAACAACAATTATTGAATTTTATATTTCTTATGGAATAATTTTTGGATTCGCTCAATCTATGTTTCTTGTTCCAGTTATACCTGCTGTTGCGATTTGGTTTAAATCACGACTAGGACTTGCTACTGGACTAATTATTGGTATGTGGAGTCTAGGACCAGCTATAGTAATTCAAATTATGGGAATAATGTTGGATTCATTAGGTTGGCAAACAACATTCATAATTAGTGGGGTTGTAGGAACCTTAATAATGATAATTGCCTTAGGTTTTTGGAAAAATACTCCTGAAGAAAAAGGAGTATTACCTTATGGAGCAGAGTTAATTGAAAAAATAGATGAACAAGAGAGTTTATCTAAAAAATATTCTAAAAATCTACAAAAAATAGTATATGGAACAGATGCATTTTGGAGCTTAATGAATATTCATTTTTTAGGATGCGTTGGTCATGCTGTAATTTTGATAGGATTGGTTCCATTAATGATTAGTAAAGGTATTGGATATACTGAATCAGTATTATGTTTAACCTTAATTATGGTCGTCTCAATTTCTACAAGATTTCTAACACCTATCATTGGAGACTCTATAAACCCCAAAATAATAATGTTCCTTTCATTTTTAGGTCAGGGTTTGTTTGTAATTCCATGGGCGTTTACTACAGATAAATGGATGTTTTATTTAGTTGGTATTTTATGGGCAATTCCTTATGGTGGAGAAGGAACTTTATTCCCGATAATGAATAGAAAATACTATGGTTTTTTTAGAATGGATACAACATATGGATGGCAGATACTAGCTGCAAGTTTGGGTATGGCCTTAGGAGGATTTATCCCGGGATTAGTTTTTGATGTAACCGGTGGATATGTTTACGCAATATGGATATCTGCTTTTTTTTCATGCTTTGGTGCTTTTGTTATTCTAACCTTAGAAACCACTAAAAAAGTTATTCGCCCCTCATTCAATAATCTCTAA
- a CDS encoding MBL fold metallo-hydrolase — protein MINTKKELIFLGTGTSEGVPRVSCLTNGLGCKVCCNAMKPNSKNRRFNTSAMIRIMRNGNTKNILIDAGKFFYQSAIKWFPKYKINKIDAVILTHAHQDAAGGFDDLRDWTNNTQSNIPIYLRNEDLEVIKKTFYYLVDTSNITSGGTVAKLSFNIIDENFTIIEEEKIKHLKVNHGKNYFANGYRIDNLSYISDCSYIPKETMDRISGSEIIILDALRFKEHKSHFNLEKAIETAISIKPKYAYFTDICHDIDHYETNRFLKKISKETNIKMQLAYDGQRIIF, from the coding sequence ATGATTAACACAAAAAAAGAACTAATTTTCTTGGGTACAGGTACTTCAGAAGGAGTTCCAAGAGTCAGTTGCTTAACCAATGGACTTGGTTGCAAAGTGTGTTGCAATGCAATGAAGCCTAACTCAAAAAATAGAAGATTTAATACCAGCGCAATGATAAGAATTATGAGAAATGGAAATACAAAAAATATATTAATTGATGCAGGAAAATTTTTTTATCAATCAGCAATAAAATGGTTCCCAAAATATAAAATTAATAAAATTGACGCTGTAATTCTTACCCATGCACATCAAGATGCTGCAGGTGGTTTTGATGATCTTAGAGACTGGACAAACAATACTCAATCAAATATACCTATATACCTTAGAAACGAAGATTTAGAGGTAATAAAGAAAACATTCTATTACCTTGTTGATACTTCAAATATTACATCTGGTGGGACAGTTGCAAAATTAAGTTTTAATATAATTGATGAAAATTTTACTATTATAGAAGAAGAAAAAATAAAACATTTGAAAGTAAATCATGGTAAAAATTATTTTGCAAATGGATACAGAATTGATAATCTTTCTTACATAAGTGATTGCTCTTATATTCCTAAAGAAACAATGGATAGAATATCAGGAAGTGAAATAATTATTTTAGATGCATTAAGATTCAAGGAGCACAAATCTCATTTTAACTTAGAAAAGGCGATAGAAACTGCGATAAGTATTAAGCCTAAATATGCCTATTTCACGGATATATGTCATGATATTGATCATTACGAAACAAATAGATTTCTAAAAAAAATTTCAAAAGAAACTAATATAAAGATGCAATTAGCATACGATGGCCAAAGAATTATATTTTAA
- the nhaA gene encoding Na+/H+ antiporter NhaA, with amino-acid sequence MLIETIRKFFQIKSAPGILLLLAAIAAILVENSFLSDSYSKLLHSSISIKIFNFSIDKDFHHWINDGLMAIFFLLVGLEIKRELIQGHLSSREQFSLPAVAAIGGITIPAVIYLSLNIGNELTTNGWAIPTATDIAFALGVVTLLGNRVPISLKVTLVAIAIIDDLMAIIIIASFYTSDLSINNLVFATISTLVLFVLNNRKIHKLSPYIIIGILLWIFVLKSGIHASLAGVLLAQFIPLRSNNSSDHSPLSKLEHSIEPWVNFTILPIFAFANAGVSFSGMELNLLWDPVTLGIILGLFFGKQIGVMSFTYIGSLLRLCKLPPDISWAQYYGLSLVTGIGFTMSLFIGSLAFTDPEYQTSVRLGVLLASLLAGILGYLTLRLTTKSSKD; translated from the coding sequence ATGCTCATAGAAACCATAAGGAAATTTTTCCAAATAAAATCTGCTCCTGGAATTTTATTACTTTTAGCTGCTATTGCAGCAATTCTTGTTGAAAATTCTTTCTTAAGTGATTCTTATTCGAAACTTTTACATAGTTCTATAAGTATTAAGATTTTTAACTTCTCAATCGATAAAGATTTTCATCATTGGATCAATGACGGGCTAATGGCTATTTTTTTTCTTTTGGTTGGACTAGAAATTAAGAGAGAATTAATTCAAGGCCATTTATCTTCAAGAGAGCAGTTTAGTTTGCCTGCAGTTGCTGCCATAGGCGGAATAACAATTCCTGCAGTAATTTATCTAAGCCTAAATATTGGTAATGAATTAACTACTAATGGATGGGCTATTCCTACTGCAACTGATATAGCATTTGCACTAGGTGTAGTTACATTGTTAGGTAATAGGGTACCTATATCTCTAAAAGTAACATTGGTAGCCATTGCAATTATTGATGATCTAATGGCGATAATAATTATTGCATCATTTTATACATCTGATTTATCGATTAACAACCTAGTTTTTGCCACTATAAGCACACTTGTTTTATTTGTATTAAATAATAGAAAAATTCATAAATTGTCACCTTATATTATTATAGGAATTTTACTTTGGATTTTTGTTCTAAAGTCCGGAATACATGCTAGTTTGGCAGGTGTGTTGTTGGCTCAATTTATACCATTAAGATCAAATAATTCTTCAGATCATTCTCCATTGTCAAAATTAGAACACTCAATAGAACCTTGGGTTAATTTCACTATTCTACCAATCTTTGCGTTTGCAAATGCAGGAGTTTCATTTTCAGGTATGGAATTGAATCTTTTATGGGATCCAGTAACCCTAGGGATTATATTGGGGTTATTTTTTGGAAAACAAATTGGAGTTATGTCATTTACTTACATAGGAAGCTTGTTAAGGCTTTGTAAGTTACCGCCTGATATTTCTTGGGCTCAATATTATGGTCTTTCATTGGTAACTGGAATTGGATTTACTATGAGTTTGTTCATAGGAAGTTTAGCTTTTACGGATCCAGAATATCAAACATCTGTAAGACTAGGAGTTTTATTGGCATCGTTATTAGCAGGTATATTAGGATATCTAACTTTAAGACTTACTACAAAATCTTCTAAAGACTAA
- a CDS encoding lactonase family protein, producing MNWLVGTYSKRKSEGIYILDFDEDREKFKLVNSFPEISPLNPSFLAIDSGYKNVYAVGESSSSDPGLIVSYNLINNNQLEKINQEFSFGDNPCHVAVNSKNDFLVVVNYSSGDFSTYKLENGKISFIEKISHEGSSLNKIRQNEPHAHSINFLDDQNFYVCDLGIDEIIRYSINKNNYKIVSSKSFKTDPGSGPRHFVIDKKNRRAYSINELDSTINFFEINSNFDLISNQIISTIPKNYDLETTTADIHFSKDKNYLYGSNRGHDSISKFIISDNGNLVFDKHFSTKGKTPRNFSISNSGKYCLVANENSDDIFMFRIDEHGDLIPTGEKISIPAPVCLLEIIE from the coding sequence ATGAATTGGTTAGTAGGAACATATTCTAAAAGAAAAAGTGAGGGAATTTATATTTTAGACTTTGATGAAGATCGTGAAAAGTTTAAATTAGTAAATTCTTTTCCTGAAATAAGCCCCCTAAATCCCTCTTTCTTAGCTATTGATAGTGGTTATAAGAATGTATATGCTGTGGGAGAATCAAGTTCTTCTGATCCTGGATTAATAGTTTCCTACAATCTTATTAACAATAATCAACTAGAAAAAATCAATCAAGAATTTTCTTTTGGAGATAATCCCTGTCATGTTGCTGTAAATAGTAAGAATGATTTTTTAGTTGTAGTTAATTATAGTTCAGGTGATTTTTCAACATATAAACTTGAAAATGGCAAAATTTCCTTTATTGAAAAAATCTCTCATGAAGGATCAAGCTTAAATAAAATTAGGCAAAATGAACCTCATGCACACTCAATAAATTTTCTTGATGATCAAAACTTCTATGTTTGTGACCTTGGGATTGATGAAATTATAAGATATTCAATAAATAAAAATAATTATAAAATAGTATCTTCAAAGTCTTTTAAAACTGATCCTGGGTCTGGTCCAAGGCATTTCGTCATAGATAAAAAAAATAGAAGAGCTTATAGTATAAATGAACTCGATTCAACAATTAATTTTTTTGAAATAAATTCAAATTTTGATTTGATTTCAAATCAAATAATCTCTACAATACCAAAAAATTATGATTTAGAAACCACAACTGCTGATATACATTTTTCCAAAGATAAAAATTATTTATATGGTTCTAATAGAGGGCATGATTCAATATCAAAATTTATTATTTCTGATAATGGTAATCTTGTGTTTGATAAACACTTTTCTACTAAAGGTAAAACTCCTAGAAATTTTTCTATATCAAATTCCGGTAAGTATTGCTTAGTAGCAAATGAAAACTCAGATGATATATTCATGTTCAGAATTGATGAGCACGGAGATTTGATACCCACAGGTGAAAAGATTTCTATTCCTGCTCCAGTTTGTTTATTAGAGATTATTGAATGA
- the pstC gene encoding phosphate ABC transporter permease subunit PstC produces the protein MQNQEDSTSLKNRKKEEIIVVNLLRLSGALSIFTTLGIISILAVNSIPFFDEVGFVEFFTGLKWTPLFIPQNFGILPLVNGTFLVASIAAVTALVFGLGSAFYLSEYASIKVRRVIKPMLEILAGIPTVVYGYFALTFVTPVIQFFFPETIIFNALSAGLVMGIMIIPMVCTLSEDAMSAVPMSLREASYALGAKKYQVALRVIFPSAISGIVASFILAISRAIGETMIVSLAAGGKPALTLNPLDAIQTMTAFIVTVSQGETQQDSVEYYSIFAVGLLLFIITFIMNIIGRFIVTKYAQNYE, from the coding sequence ATGCAAAATCAAGAAGATTCAACAAGTCTTAAAAATAGAAAAAAAGAAGAAATTATTGTTGTTAATTTATTAAGATTAAGCGGTGCTCTTTCTATTTTTACTACTCTTGGAATTATTTCTATTTTAGCTGTAAATTCTATTCCATTTTTTGATGAGGTCGGATTCGTAGAATTTTTTACAGGATTAAAATGGACACCTCTTTTTATTCCTCAGAATTTTGGTATCCTTCCTCTTGTAAATGGGACTTTTCTTGTAGCTTCTATAGCAGCTGTTACGGCTTTAGTTTTTGGTTTAGGTAGTGCATTTTATCTTTCAGAATATGCTTCAATTAAGGTGAGAAGAGTAATAAAGCCTATGCTAGAAATTTTAGCTGGGATTCCAACTGTAGTATATGGATATTTTGCACTAACATTTGTGACACCAGTAATCCAATTTTTCTTTCCTGAAACTATTATTTTTAATGCATTGAGTGCTGGATTAGTTATGGGAATAATGATAATACCTATGGTTTGTACTTTATCTGAAGATGCAATGTCTGCCGTTCCTATGAGTTTGAGAGAGGCTTCTTATGCATTGGGTGCAAAAAAATACCAGGTAGCTCTAAGAGTAATCTTTCCTTCTGCCATTTCAGGGATTGTTGCTTCATTTATCCTTGCTATTTCTAGAGCTATTGGAGAGACTATGATAGTCAGCTTAGCTGCTGGAGGGAAACCTGCTCTTACACTTAATCCATTGGATGCAATACAAACAATGACAGCATTTATAGTAACTGTAAGTCAAGGAGAAACTCAGCAAGATTCAGTTGAGTATTATAGTATTTTTGCTGTAGGTTTATTACTTTTTATAATAACTTTTATTATGAATATTATAGGTAGATTTATAGTAACAAAGTATGCACAAAATTATGAGTAG
- the truB gene encoding tRNA pseudouridine(55) synthase TruB — translation MNFHKSGIFIINKPYKWTSNDVLRKIKSRYKFRKIGHAGTLDPLATGILPLLINDTTKYFNYFQTFMKSYIAEIRFGYSTSTFDLEGEILNETNKIPKDLDLIAKKLSSFLGEIEQVPPKYSAIKKNGKRLYEYARKNERVKIDSRKVKVNSIKVISWESPILTISINCSSGFYIRSLVNDLAESLDSLATLINLSRINYGPFQIKSSIDIKDFEEIEDKLLSTDLIFSDNKKLLFDIQMENNYYNGKVFNSENLNINSLNYDDIKIYNYSRKFIGLLSFDHSKKFWKPKNIIR, via the coding sequence ATGAATTTTCATAAAAGTGGTATATTCATTATAAATAAACCCTATAAATGGACCTCAAATGACGTATTAAGAAAGATTAAGTCAAGGTATAAATTTAGAAAAATAGGTCATGCTGGTACTCTTGATCCACTTGCTACGGGGATACTTCCACTATTAATAAATGACACCACAAAATATTTTAACTACTTTCAAACATTTATGAAATCTTATATTGCTGAAATAAGGTTTGGCTATTCAACTTCAACATTTGATTTAGAGGGAGAAATATTAAATGAAACTAATAAAATTCCCAAAGATTTGGATTTGATAGCTAAGAAACTTTCTAGTTTTTTGGGAGAAATAGAACAAGTACCACCAAAATATAGTGCGATAAAAAAGAACGGTAAAAGACTATATGAATATGCAAGAAAAAATGAAAGAGTCAAAATTGATTCACGTAAAGTAAAAGTTAACAGCATAAAAGTAATTAGTTGGGAATCTCCTATATTAACTATCTCAATTAATTGTTCTAGTGGTTTTTATATAAGAAGTTTAGTTAATGACTTAGCTGAAAGTCTTGATAGTTTAGCTACATTAATTAACTTATCTAGAATCAATTATGGTCCATTTCAAATAAAGAGCTCTATAGATATAAAAGATTTTGAAGAAATAGAGGATAAACTTTTATCTACAGACTTAATTTTTAGTGATAATAAAAAATTACTTTTTGATATTCAAATGGAAAATAATTATTATAATGGTAAAGTTTTTAATTCAGAAAATTTGAATATAAATTCATTGAATTATGATGATATCAAAATATATAATTATAGTAGAAAATTCATTGGTTTATTATCATTTGATCATTCAAAAAAGTTTTGGAAGCCAAAGAATATTATTAGGTAA
- the rbfA gene encoding 30S ribosome-binding factor RbfA: MDFRIQKFNNTLKKIIGESISNLDELASEVSMISIMSVDTSKDFSFSKVFVSIYNPSNEYIDQIIENLNDKAFYFQKIISSKVRTSRTPKIKFFLDKSSEFQKQIDELINEVSSEK; this comes from the coding sequence ATGGATTTTAGAATTCAAAAATTTAATAACACTCTTAAGAAGATTATCGGTGAATCCATTTCAAATCTTGATGAATTAGCCTCTGAAGTTTCTATGATTTCTATAATGAGTGTTGATACCAGTAAAGACTTCTCCTTTAGTAAGGTATTCGTAAGTATCTACAATCCTTCTAATGAATATATTGATCAAATAATTGAAAACTTAAATGATAAAGCTTTTTATTTTCAAAAAATAATCTCAAGTAAAGTAAGGACGTCTAGAACACCAAAAATTAAGTTTTTTTTAGATAAATCGTCTGAATTTCAAAAACAGATCGATGAATTAATTAATGAAGTTTCTTCTGAAAAATAG
- a CDS encoding response regulator transcription factor: MTTETEKLKVLIVEDDKNIREALRYNLIAENYTVSYEEDGINALDTILSEEFDIILLDIMLPGISGLDICKRVRFENNNTPIIMITAKDTEIDKVLGLEFGADDYVSKPFSMPELLARIKANIRRTKKLFEDSHSLSKKQITHLGISINTDKRQVIYEGNEIFFRPKEFELLHKLMSNPGKVFTRQQLVEDIWGFEYFGDTRTVDVHIRWIREKIEKNSKKPTKIISLRGVGYKINVE; encoded by the coding sequence TTGACAACAGAAACTGAAAAATTAAAAGTATTAATTGTTGAAGACGATAAAAATATTAGAGAAGCCCTTAGATATAATCTCATAGCAGAAAATTATACAGTTAGTTATGAGGAAGATGGAATTAATGCCTTAGACACTATTCTTTCTGAAGAATTTGATATTATTTTGTTGGATATTATGTTGCCAGGAATTAGTGGGTTAGATATTTGTAAGAGAGTTAGATTTGAAAATAATAACACTCCGATAATTATGATTACTGCTAAAGATACCGAAATAGATAAAGTCCTTGGATTAGAATTTGGCGCTGACGATTATGTTTCAAAACCCTTTAGTATGCCAGAATTATTAGCTAGAATTAAGGCCAACATAAGAAGAACTAAAAAATTATTTGAAGACTCTCACTCTTTATCTAAGAAGCAAATTACTCATTTGGGAATTAGTATAAATACTGATAAGAGACAAGTGATTTATGAAGGTAATGAAATATTTTTTAGACCAAAAGAATTTGAACTACTACATAAATTAATGTCTAACCCAGGTAAAGTTTTTACAAGACAACAATTAGTTGAAGATATTTGGGGTTTCGAGTATTTTGGAGACACACGGACAGTAGATGTTCATATAAGGTGGATCAGAGAAAAGATTGAAAAAAACAGTAAAAAACCTACAAAAATAATTTCGTTAAGAGGCGTTGGCTACAAAATTAATGTGGAGTAG
- a CDS encoding ATP-binding protein, with amino-acid sequence MIRIKIQSFKIILSDILNKNSSNEKIVPEFYGFMNLITRKINDIKDEIDYSKSVLELYEISKNSLDDGIMLLDFDMNILNFNNKLISLLDSSELYLSKNNKVTDITKNLDIIEFCTESVSKNHNEKIIELSFPTRYFSIKSELINQYLLVVIKDVTDFISLDKTRKEFFANTSHELKTPITSMKLNIEALQNSKIKGNDSDYEFFLEKIKEDSNRLEKISKDIIDVHAIESGELIVNLEDIQISDLINELHEEFSTILDSKRIKFEYSIQKKIPKIKIDKSMFKTALENLISNAIRYSQKDSKIELKCIYDDENIYFNLRDFGIGISDKDLPHIFERFYRVDGLRSERHSGIGLSIVKQIVDVHNGNIAAESSINEGLLIKIKIPFR; translated from the coding sequence ATGATTAGAATCAAGATTCAGAGCTTTAAGATTATTCTTTCTGATATTTTGAATAAAAATAGCTCTAATGAAAAAATAGTGCCAGAATTTTATGGATTTATGAATTTAATTACTCGTAAAATAAATGATATTAAAGATGAGATTGATTATTCAAAATCAGTTTTAGAATTGTACGAAATTTCTAAAAATTCACTAGATGATGGGATTATGCTTTTAGATTTTGATATGAATATATTAAATTTTAATAATAAATTAATTTCTTTGCTTGATTCTTCAGAATTATATTTGAGCAAAAATAATAAAGTTACTGATATTACTAAAAATTTAGATATCATTGAATTTTGTACTGAATCAGTATCGAAAAACCATAATGAAAAGATAATTGAATTATCGTTTCCTACTAGATACTTCAGCATAAAATCTGAACTAATAAATCAATATTTGTTAGTCGTTATAAAAGACGTTACAGATTTTATTTCTTTAGACAAAACTAGAAAAGAATTTTTTGCAAATACCTCTCATGAGTTAAAAACCCCAATTACTTCAATGAAATTAAATATTGAAGCTCTTCAAAACAGTAAAATTAAGGGAAATGACTCTGATTACGAATTTTTCTTGGAAAAGATAAAGGAAGATTCAAATAGACTAGAAAAAATTTCAAAAGATATAATTGATGTTCATGCAATAGAATCAGGAGAGCTTATAGTAAATCTTGAAGACATACAAATAAGTGATCTAATTAATGAATTGCACGAAGAATTTTCAACTATTTTAGATTCAAAAAGAATAAAATTTGAATATTCTATTCAAAAAAAAATTCCTAAAATAAAAATTGATAAAAGCATGTTTAAGACGGCACTAGAAAACCTTATTTCAAATGCAATTAGATATAGCCAAAAAGATTCCAAAATTGAACTGAAATGTATTTATGATGATGAAAACATTTATTTCAATTTGAGAGATTTTGGTATTGGTATATCTGATAAAGACTTGCCACATATCTTTGAAAGATTCTACAGAGTTGATGGCTTAAGAAGTGAAAGACATTCTGGAATTGGGTTATCTATAGTTAAGCAAATAGTTGATGTTCATAATGGTAATATTGCTGCTGAAAGTAGCATAAATGAAGGATTATTGATAAAGATAAAAATACCTTTTAGATAA